A genomic segment from Denitratisoma oestradiolicum encodes:
- the kleA gene encoding stable inheritance protein KleA — translation MHPIFMPWVDLLPEVGDPIRNDRDHLAAALADAELLEKRAAALRETVRAGRAALLDRILTRWTMRDIEQAATAAGEQGQPFPPAFVPDPVLREALRALDGAASPLDILRAFTAGRVIRQHNLFSTATAAERDETLHRVMDWWNYGAVPLLARLDG, via the coding sequence ATGCACCCGATTTTCATGCCTTGGGTTGACCTGCTGCCGGAGGTGGGCGACCCGATCCGCAACGACCGCGACCACCTGGCCGCCGCGCTCGCCGATGCCGAGCTGCTGGAGAAGCGCGCGGCCGCGCTGCGCGAGACCGTGCGCGCTGGGCGCGCGGCCCTTCTGGATCGCATCTTGACCCGCTGGACCATGCGCGACATCGAGCAGGCCGCGACGGCGGCCGGCGAGCAGGGCCAGCCCTTCCCGCCGGCCTTCGTGCCTGATCCTGTCTTGCGCGAGGCGCTGCGCGCCCTGGATGGCGCGGCTTCCCCGCTCGACATCCTGCGCGCCTTCACCGCTGGCCGCGTGATCCGCCAGCACAACCTTTTCAGCACGGCGACAGCGGCCGAGCGTGACGAGACCCTGCACCGCGTCATGGACTGGTGGAACTATGGCGCCGTGCCCCTCCTGGCCCGGCTGGACGGGTAG